The Lycium ferocissimum isolate CSIRO_LF1 unplaced genomic scaffold, AGI_CSIRO_Lferr_CH_V1 ctg243, whole genome shotgun sequence genome contains a region encoding:
- the LOC132043427 gene encoding phospholipase D alpha 1-like, whose amino-acid sequence MGPRLLHGTLHATIYEIDRIRGGCGDCCGPTASPHKASKRLLNNVKKLFFCAPQVSATKLYSTIDLDKARVGRTRIVENEPSNPHWNETFRLYCAHEISNIIFTVKDENPISATLIGRAYLPVEEVLNRYVVDRWVPILDDDGHPISGRSKIHVRLQFFSVKQDSNWSRGISSLAFGGIPYTFFKERQGCQVTLYPDADISDDDITNYLESQGLFEPQSCWEDIFDAITNANHLIYIAGWSVYTKITLIRNPKRQNRGGDLTLGELLKKKASEGVNVLLLVWDDRTSDEVLKREGLMSTHDQETADYFKNTDVHCCLCPRNPDSGKSVIQGFQVGTMFTHHQKTIVVDTEIPGGLSQKRMIVSFLGGIDLCDGRYDTREHSLFRTLDTVHKQDFHQPNFPGSSIEKGGPREPWHDIHCRLEGPVAWDVLYNFEQRWRKQIGNRFIYSMSELDKFIIHPTEVTASRDRETWNVQIFRSIDGGAVVDFPGKPEEAAEVGLVTGKNNVIDQSIHDAYISAIRRAKDFIYIENQYFVGSCYGWKPAEDIKLEDIGALHLIPKEISLKIVSKIQAGERFTVYVVLPMWPEGIPESDSVQAILDWQRRTMEMMYTDICNALKAKGISTADPRDYLTFFCLGNREVEKPGEYKPPQKPDPDTDYARAQEFRRFMIYVHSKMMIVDDEYIIIGSANINQRSMDGARDSEIAMGGYQPYHLAANQPARGKIYGFRMSLWCEHLNYADDSFVDPSSLECVRKVNGMADESWKYYSSDTFDLDLPGHLLCYPVNISNTGQITSLPGFKFFPDTKAAVLGTKSQYLPPILTT is encoded by the exons ATGGGACCACGTTTGCTGCATGGGACTCTTCATGCTACcatatatgaaattgataggataAGGGGTGGTTGCGGTGATTGTTGTGGCCCG ACTGCATCTCCTCACAAAGCATCAAAAAGACTTTTGAACAATGTCAAGAAATTGTTCTTTTGCGCGCCACAg GTTTCTGCTACAAAACTCTATTCAACCATAGATTTAGATAAGGCTAGAGTTGGGCGGACCAGAATCGTAGAAAATGAGCCTTCCAACCCTCATTGGAATGAAACATTTCGTTTATACTGTGCACATGAGATTTCTAACATCATTTTTACAGTAAAAGATGAGAATCCTATTAGTGCAACACTAATTGGAAGAGCTTATCTCCCTGTTGAGGAAGTCTTGAATAGATATGTAGTCGACAGATGGGTACCAATATTGGATGACGATGGGCATCCCATAAGTGGTCGTTCAAAAATCCATGTAAGGTTGCAGTTCTTTAGTGTAAAGCAAGACAGTAATTGGTCTAGAGGAATTAGCTCCCTCGCATTTGGAGGAATCCCTTATACCTTCTTCAAGGAGAGACAAGGGTGTCAAGTTACACTCTACCCTGATGCAGACATCTCAGATGATGATATCACAAATTATCTTGAGTCTCAAGGACTTTTTGAACCTCAGAGTTGCTGGGAAGACATTTTTGATGCCATCACTAATGCAAATCACTTAATTTATATAGCAGGCTGGTCTGTATATACTAAAATTACCTTGATAAGAAACCCAAAGAGGCAAAACAGAGGAGGAGACCTTACTCTTGGGGAGCTGCTGAAAAAGAAGGCAAGTGAGGGAGTTAATGTTCTCTTGCTAGTTTGGGATGATAGAACTTCAGATGAGGTGCTAAAAAGAGAAGGACTAATGTCAACTCACGACCAAGAAACTGCAGATTATTTTAAGAACACAGATGTCCATTGTTGTTTGTGTCCACGCAACCCTGATAGTGGAAAGAGTGTAATTCAGGGGTTTCAGGTTGGTACAATGTTTACTCACCATCAAAAGACTATTGTGGTAGACACTGAAATTCCAGGAGGTCTGTCACAGAAAAGAATGATAGTAAGCTTTCTTGGTGGTATTGATCTTTGTGATGGTCGATATGATACTCGGGAACACTCGTTATTCAGGACATTGGACACTGTCCATAAGCAAGATTTCCATCAGCCTAACTTTCCAGGCTCTTCAATCGAGAAAGGTGGTCCAAGAGAGCCCTGGCATGACATTCATTGCAGGCTAGAAGGGCCTGTTGCCTGGGATGTTCTGTATAATTTTGAGCAAAGGTGGAGGAAGCAGATTGGAAATAGATTTATCTATTCAATGAGTGAGCTTGATAAATTCATTATTCACCCAACAGAAGTTACAGCATCAAGGGATAGAGAAACCTGGAATGTTCAAATATTTCGATCCATTGATGGTGGTGCTGTTGTTGACTTCCCTGGAAAACCAGAAGAAGCTGCTGAGGTAGGCCTTGTTACTGGGAAGAATAACGTCATTGATCAAAGCATCCATGACGCATACATTAGTGCCATTCGTCGAGCTAAGGATTTCATTTACATTGAAAACCAATACTTTGTTGGAAGCTGCTATGGTTGGAAGCCAGCAGAAGATATCAAGCTCGAGGACATCGGAGCTTTGCATCTTATCCCAAAGGAGATCTCACTTAAGATTGTGAGCAAGATTCAAGCAGGGGAGAGATTTACGGTCTATGTTGTTCTTCCAATGTGGCCAGAAGGTATACCTGAAAGTGACTCGGTTCAGGCAATTTTAGATTGGCAAAGAAGGACAATGGAAATGATGTACACAGACATATGCAATGCCCTTAAGGCTAAGGGAATTAGTACTGCTGATCCTAGAGATTACTTGACATTTTTCTGCCTTGGCAACCGAGAAGTCGAAAAGCCTGGAGAATACAAACCTCCACAGAAACCAGATCCTGATACTGATTATGCAAGAGCTCAAGAGTTCAGGCGCTTTATGATCTACGTTCATTCAAAAATGATGATTG TTGATGATGAATACATCATAATTGGATCTGCCAACATCAATCAGAGGTCAATGGATGGTGCAAGAGATTCTGAGATTGCTATGGGTGGGTACCAACCATATCACCTTGCAGCTAATCAACCAGCTAGAGGGAAAATATATGGTTTTCGAATGTCCTTATGGTGTGAGCATCTAAACTATGCAGATGACTCCTTCGTCGATCCTTCGAGTCTAGAATGTGTTAGGAAAGTAAATGGCATGGCTGATGAAAGCTGGAAATATTATTCTAGTGATACATTTGATCTTGATCTTCCAGGCCACCTTCTTTGCTACCCTGTAAATATTTCAAACACTGGACAGATTACATCACTTCCTGGATTCAAGTTCTTCCCAGACACGAAGGCTGCTGTTCTTGGCACCAAATCTCAGTATCTCCCACCTATCCTCACTACATGA